The window TATATAATCCCTTTCATCAGTGGTTTCCGGAAATAGAAGAAATGAATGAAGTGGTGAATGAATGGAATAAGCATAGTCAAAAAATATTAGCACAGTATCCTGACACTTACTTTGTTGATATTATGAATCTTTTTAAGGATGATGAAGAGGAATTGTTATACACCGATTATTTTCATCCGAATAACCGGGGCTATGAATTAATTGCTGATAAAATATATCAGGTATTACATCATGCTGCAATCGATGATGTAATGGAGAAGAAATGGCTAGTTCAAAAACAGGAGGAGCTTTAATTGAAAGCTGGCAATTGGAAAAGGTGGTTTTATATACTCCTTGGAATAAATGCGACGATAATTGTTGTCCTTATTGTCTTGTTCATATTATTGTTCAGCAGTACGGCTGAACCAGTGGAAATTCCAAAGTCAACAGAGGAGCAAAATGATGTTTATTTTCAAGTAAAAACCAATAGAGAGGATTTAAATAAAGTAATTAATCATTATTTAGAGGAAGAGCTTTCTGGGCAATTCGACTATCAGCTGATTCTTACAGATGAAGTGGAGCTATATGGAACACTGCCTGTCTTTAGCAGCGAGGTGGAAATGAAACTAACCTTTGAGCCCCATGCACTTGAAAATGGTGATATCGAACTAGAGCAGAAAACGATGTCAATCGGAAGGTTGTTGCTCCCAGTACCGCTTGTATTAAAATTTGTTCAAAGCAGCTATGAAGTGCCTGAGTGGGTGATGATCCAGCCGAATGAAGAACGTATCTATATGTCATTACAAAATATGAAATTAAAAAGTGGGTTTGAGGTAAAAGTAGATAAATTTGATTTAAAAAAGGATGATATTTCATTTTCCTTGCGAATACCGATGAATGAGAGTATGAAAGAATAACAACAGGGAAAAAAGAGCATAAGAGGTGGAGTAAATGCATAATGAAAACTATGAATTAGCAACCTTTTCTGGCGGCTGTTTTTGGTGTATGGTAAAGCCCTTTGATGAGCAGCCCGGCATCATAAAGGTTGTCTCAGGGTATACCGGTGGAACAAAGGAAAATCCAACCTATGAAGAGGTATGCTCAGAAAAAACCGGACATTATGAAGCGGTCCAAATTACCTTTGACCCGTCTATATATTCTTATGAGAAGCTATTATCAACCTATTGGCAACAAATTGATCCGACAGATGCGGGTGGACAGTTTTATGACAGAGGTCAGTCCTATCAAACGGCGATTTTTTATCATCATGACGGACAAAAGCAGGCAGCAGAAAGGTCAAAGCGGGAGCTGGAATGGAGTGGTAAATTTCTTAAACCGATTGCAACAGCTATTCTTCCTGCTAAAAGCTTTTATCCTGCTGAAGACTATCACCAGCATTACTATCGGAAAAATCCGGCTCATTATGAGCGGTACCAGCTTGGCTCTGGAAGAAAAGCCTTTATTGAAAAGTATTGGGGGAATAGTTAATGGCTAATAAGGACGAATTGCGTAAGAAATTAACGCCAATTCAATTTGAAGTCACACAAAATAATGGTACAGAGCCTCCGTTTCGGAACGAATATTGGAATGAATTTCGCGAAGGGATTTATGTGGATGTTGTGTCAGGTCAGCCTTTATTCTCATCGAAGGATAAATTTGACGCTGGATGTGGATGGCCTAGCTTTACCAAGCCGTTGACAAAGGATGAAATGGTCGAAAAATCGGATTTTAGTCATTTTATGGTTCGAACAGAGGTTAGAAGTAAGAGTGCTGATTCACATCTTGGTCATGTGTTCAATGATGGGCCAGAGCCGACTGGATTACGCTACTGTATCAACTCAGCATCATTAAAATTTATCCCAAAAGAAAAGCTCGAGGAAGAGGGCTATCAGGAATATATCAAGCTGTTTGAATAAGAAAAAAGGAGTGAACCCCAGAGTCACTCCTTTTTTCTTATTCAAACACAACAATCGATGAAAGCTGAATGTTTTGCGTAGTCGTTTGATTTTTAGCTGATTGAGTACCTGTAGCAACGAAGGTGACTTCATGCTTTCCTGGCTGTAGTCCACTTGTTACATATAGAACCCGTTCTTTATTAATCGGCCACCAGGTCGAAATCCTTCTGATAAACTGACCATCAATAAATACGTCCATTTCTCCTCCCTGCACATGCTTTAGGACTTTGACGCCTAGATTTGTTCCGTCAAAAGAGTAGCTTATACGGGCACCTTTTTCAGATGTTTGATAATACCCATTGTTAAAGTGAAATAACTCATTTTTTTCTTTAAAATGGTCTTGTTCTTTTATGGACAGCCTCTTTTTATATAAAAGCGGCTCTCTTAAGACTACTATCTGTTTGTTTGATTTGATGCCTGTTTCTAATTCCTTTGTGATGGCTTCGGCATATAGCTTATAGCCTAATTCATTTGGATGGATGTTATCATCGGATAAGTCTTTGAGAAGGGGTGAATTCTTCTTAAATGGAATACGCATATCAATATGGACTGCATGGTAATGCTCTGCGAGATTTTTGATAGCCTCGGCAAACAACTCTTGTTCTAAGCAGCTCTCAGTAATCAATACTAATTCCGCTTTAGGATAAGTTGTTTTTATTTCATAAATAAGCCCTTCGTAATAAAAGGAAAATTGTTTTTCGTTCATATATTTTCGATCATTTTCACCAAATATCAAGAAGACTAAATCAACAGTCGATAGTGGTTTTGCGTTTCCTATTAAATAAAGCCCCTCATATGCCGTAGCGCCGCTCTGAACAATGGAATGTCTTATTAAATCTATGGGATACTTCTGTTTCATGGCTTGCTCCCATTGTGAAAACCAAGTATGTGACCTGTTTTCAACACCAGCACCTCTGCCAATACTATCGCCGACAATTAAATAGTGAATATCAAGCTTTTGAACGACTTTTTCGTAAACAGGTAAGGATTTACTGATAGCCTTTTCATGAAAAATGAGAAACAGCAAACTAAAACAAAGTGTAAAAATCAGGATTAGGGCAGCTAAGCTTTTTCTTTTTTCTTTCATCTAATGCCTCCTATGCAGAATAGAGCTATGAATGGATTAAGGGCATTTTTCTTGAAGTCCTTATTATTAGAATACCGTAAGCTGACTGGTAATATCAGCCTTTTTCCTTTAGAAATTAAAATGTGATAATTCCAAAATTAAGGCAGGTAAAGGGGAAGGGTACTTTTAAAAAGACGAACATTAAATCTTGTTATGATTAAATTATTCGGATTTTTGTTGACGAAACCCCTTTCTTTTGGTATATTAACGGATGGTTATGGCATTTATTCTAGAATTGACATCTAGGGGGAAGAAGAGCACATGAAGAAAACGTATGATGTGATTGTTGTTGGCGCCGGCCCAGCAGGGATATTTACCTGCTATGAGCTATCATTGAAAATGCCGCAGGCAAAGGTGCTGTTAATTGACAAAGGTCATGATATATATAAAAGAAACTGTCCAATACTAGAAAAGAAAATTGAAAAATGTCCACCTGCAGCTGGTAGGAAAGAGTTTGCCGGTTGTATGCCTGCCTGCTCCATCACAAACGGATTTGGTGGTGCGGGTGCCTATTCAGATGGTAAGTTTAATATTACTAGCGAATTTGGCGGATGGATGACAGATTATCTTGCTGATTCAACTGTACTAGAACTTATCAAATATGTAGACGAAATTAATTTAAAGCATGGTGCAACGAAAAGTATTACCGATCCAATGACGGAAAAGGTTCGTGAAATTGAAAGACGCGGGTATGCTGCAGGTCTAAAGCTATTAAGAGCTCAGGTTCGTCATTTAGGTACAGAGCAAAACTTGGAAATCATGAAAAGTATTTATGAATACCTTAAGGATAAAGTGGATATGGCTTATAAAACAGAAGTCGAGGATTTACTGACAGATCGTACTGCGGACGGCTGGAAAATAACCGGAGTACAGCTTAAAACTGGAGAAGAAATACTGTCGGATAAAGTAGTTATCGTACCTGGACGGGACGGTTCAATATGGCTTTCAAAGCTTCTCAAGAAGCGCCGCATCCGCATGTATAATAACCAGGTTGATATCGGTGTTCGGGTAGAAACATCAAACATTGTCATGGAAGAAATCAATGAACATTTATATGAAGGTAAATTCACGTTTAATGCATCGGTTGGTACACGAGTTCGGACATTTTGCAGTAATCCATCTGGGCATGTTGTGGTTGAGAATCATTCCGGAAGTATGCTGGCGAATGGCCATGCCTATCGTGACCCAAAGCTTGGTAGTCCAAATACTAATTTTGCATTACTTGTTTCGCATGTTTTTTCAGAGCCGTTTGATAAACCAAATGAATTTGCCCATG of the Bacillus tuaregi genome contains:
- a CDS encoding NAD(P)/FAD-dependent oxidoreductase gives rise to the protein MKKTYDVIVVGAGPAGIFTCYELSLKMPQAKVLLIDKGHDIYKRNCPILEKKIEKCPPAAGRKEFAGCMPACSITNGFGGAGAYSDGKFNITSEFGGWMTDYLADSTVLELIKYVDEINLKHGATKSITDPMTEKVREIERRGYAAGLKLLRAQVRHLGTEQNLEIMKSIYEYLKDKVDMAYKTEVEDLLTDRTADGWKITGVQLKTGEEILSDKVVIVPGRDGSIWLSKLLKKRRIRMYNNQVDIGVRVETSNIVMEEINEHLYEGKFTFNASVGTRVRTFCSNPSGHVVVENHSGSMLANGHAYRDPKLGSPNTNFALLVSHVFSEPFDKPNEFAHAISKLANSLSNGGIIVQKYGDILKGRRSTEKRIKEGFVEPTLKEAVPGDLGLVLPYNTLKSLVEMTEALNHVTPGIASEHTLFYGVEAKFYSARPKLNDRFETEIGGLYVGGDGAGVTRGLAQASACGVWIARDIIEKVKAAAKKDTAAV
- the msrA gene encoding peptide-methionine (S)-S-oxide reductase MsrA, whose protein sequence is MHNENYELATFSGGCFWCMVKPFDEQPGIIKVVSGYTGGTKENPTYEEVCSEKTGHYEAVQITFDPSIYSYEKLLSTYWQQIDPTDAGGQFYDRGQSYQTAIFYHHDGQKQAAERSKRELEWSGKFLKPIATAILPAKSFYPAEDYHQHYYRKNPAHYERYQLGSGRKAFIEKYWGNS
- a CDS encoding SGNH/GDSL hydrolase family protein; this encodes MKEKRKSLAALILIFTLCFSLLFLIFHEKAISKSLPVYEKVVQKLDIHYLIVGDSIGRGAGVENRSHTWFSQWEQAMKQKYPIDLIRHSIVQSGATAYEGLYLIGNAKPLSTVDLVFLIFGENDRKYMNEKQFSFYYEGLIYEIKTTYPKAELVLITESCLEQELFAEAIKNLAEHYHAVHIDMRIPFKKNSPLLKDLSDDNIHPNELGYKLYAEAITKELETGIKSNKQIVVLREPLLYKKRLSIKEQDHFKEKNELFHFNNGYYQTSEKGARISYSFDGTNLGVKVLKHVQGGEMDVFIDGQFIRRISTWWPINKERVLYVTSGLQPGKHEVTFVATGTQSAKNQTTTQNIQLSSIVVFE
- a CDS encoding YpmS family protein translates to MKAGNWKRWFYILLGINATIIVVLIVLFILLFSSTAEPVEIPKSTEEQNDVYFQVKTNREDLNKVINHYLEEELSGQFDYQLILTDEVELYGTLPVFSSEVEMKLTFEPHALENGDIELEQKTMSIGRLLLPVPLVLKFVQSSYEVPEWVMIQPNEERIYMSLQNMKLKSGFEVKVDKFDLKKDDISFSLRIPMNESMKE
- the msrB gene encoding peptide-methionine (R)-S-oxide reductase MsrB, with amino-acid sequence MANKDELRKKLTPIQFEVTQNNGTEPPFRNEYWNEFREGIYVDVVSGQPLFSSKDKFDAGCGWPSFTKPLTKDEMVEKSDFSHFMVRTEVRSKSADSHLGHVFNDGPEPTGLRYCINSASLKFIPKEKLEEEGYQEYIKLFE